From Terriglobia bacterium, a single genomic window includes:
- a CDS encoding RNA methyltransferase, whose protein sequence is MQIGKHNRKLVEVRKAFQHGTLTADGLLPIEGPILVEEASRSGLQIVDLFIREGTKNPGIVAEMHDEIPQDLFKSIQDTEHSQGLIATVRLREFTFDGLLGASPALIVVLARLQDPGNVGTILRIAESFGATGCAATPGTVSFYNSKAVRASAGSVFRLPHVAGIGFEALTAELRRRQIAIVGTSPAAEIAIEQWDWKKPSAMLIGNEGGGLAPDEMSACDTVLRIPQKRTVESLNSAVAAAVTLYEASKQRRSE, encoded by the coding sequence ATGCAGATCGGGAAACACAATCGAAAGCTGGTGGAGGTGAGAAAGGCCTTCCAGCACGGCACACTCACCGCGGACGGCCTCCTTCCGATAGAAGGCCCGATTCTAGTGGAGGAGGCCTCGCGCAGCGGCCTGCAAATCGTGGATCTGTTCATTCGCGAAGGCACGAAGAATCCCGGGATTGTGGCGGAAATGCACGACGAAATCCCGCAGGATCTGTTCAAGTCGATCCAGGATACGGAACACTCGCAGGGCCTCATTGCGACCGTACGGCTCCGCGAATTCACTTTCGATGGTCTTTTGGGCGCATCTCCGGCCCTTATCGTCGTTCTTGCCCGGCTCCAGGACCCCGGCAATGTCGGGACGATATTGCGTATCGCGGAGTCCTTTGGCGCGACCGGATGCGCCGCCACGCCAGGCACGGTCAGCTTTTACAACAGCAAAGCCGTTCGCGCAAGCGCAGGAAGTGTGTTCCGGCTGCCGCATGTTGCTGGCATCGGCTTCGAAGCTCTGACGGCAGAACTGCGGCGAAGACAGATTGCGATCGTCGGCACTTCGCCCGCCGCGGAAATCGCCATCGAGCAGTGGGACTGGAAAAAACCATCAGCCATGCTCATCGGCAATGAGGGCGGCGGACTCGCTCCGGATGAAATGAGCGCCTGTGATACTGTGCTCCGGATTCCGCAAAAGCGCACAGTCGAATCCTTGAACTCCGCTGTCGCCGCAGCGGTCACCCTGTACGAAGCCTCAAAACAGAGACGTTCAGAATGA